Proteins encoded in a region of the Acidobacteriota bacterium genome:
- a CDS encoding L-histidine N(alpha)-methyltransferase → MAETLTLPALPEESSDNELLQAARAGLLREGQKSLPCKYLYDEVGSLLFEAICALPEYGLTAADERLLRAHAREMIAPFRSGVMVAELGSGSARKTRWILRALTSGRKDDRPPTRYWPIEISSYALERSQRELAAIAGLEVEPLAEEYVQGLRTIARRRRQAPDETTWRRSECRRPSNAGERRSAPARPPGGRLQQEVAVPLSRRPLLVLFLGSTLGNFDPPDAVAFLQDLCNLLQPGDGLLLGLDLVKPAALLRRAYDDPAGVTAAFNKNLLARLNRELGTDFDLAQWQHRAVYRARQRRVEMHLRARRAQRVRLPDGEVFEFARGETIWTESSHKYRLRDIRNLLTEAGFRLERQWVDAAWPFAETLALVN, encoded by the coding sequence ATGGCTGAGACTCTAACGCTCCCCGCACTGCCCGAGGAATCCAGTGATAACGAGTTGCTGCAAGCGGCTCGCGCCGGGTTACTGCGGGAGGGCCAGAAGAGCCTGCCTTGCAAATACTTGTACGACGAAGTGGGCTCGCTGCTGTTTGAGGCCATATGCGCTTTGCCGGAGTACGGACTGACGGCCGCCGACGAACGGCTGCTGCGCGCGCATGCCCGCGAAATGATCGCGCCCTTCCGCTCCGGCGTGATGGTGGCGGAGCTGGGCAGCGGCAGTGCGCGCAAGACGCGTTGGATCTTGCGGGCTCTGACCTCCGGCAGAAAAGACGATCGGCCGCCAACGCGCTATTGGCCCATTGAAATTTCGTCCTATGCCCTGGAGCGCAGTCAACGCGAGCTGGCCGCGATCGCGGGCCTGGAGGTCGAGCCACTGGCCGAGGAGTACGTACAGGGATTGCGAACGATTGCGCGCCGGCGCCGGCAGGCCCCTGACGAGACAACTTGGAGACGCTCTGAGTGCCGGCGGCCGTCCAATGCCGGGGAGCGACGCTCGGCTCCAGCCCGACCACCGGGAGGGCGGCTCCAACAAGAGGTGGCCGTGCCACTGAGTAGGCGCCCCTTGTTGGTCTTGTTCCTGGGCAGCACGCTGGGCAACTTCGATCCCCCGGATGCGGTCGCATTTTTGCAGGACCTGTGCAATCTGCTGCAGCCCGGCGATGGCCTTCTGCTCGGGCTCGATCTGGTTAAACCGGCGGCGCTGTTGCGCCGCGCGTATGACGATCCGGCGGGCGTGACCGCGGCGTTCAATAAGAATCTGCTGGCGCGGCTGAACCGGGAGCTGGGAACGGATTTTGACTTGGCGCAATGGCAGCACCGCGCGGTCTACCGGGCGCGCCAGCGGCGGGTGGAAATGCACCTGCGGGCGCGGCGGGCGCAGCGCGTGCGACTTCCAGACGGCGAGGTGTTCGAGTTTGCGCGGGGCGAGACCATCTGGACGGAAAGCTCGCACAAATACCGCCTGCGCGACATCCGTAACCTGTTGACGGAGGCCGGCTTCCGGCTGGAGAGGCAATGGGTGGATGCCGCTTGGCCGTTTGCGGAGACGCTGGCCTTGGTAAACTAA
- a CDS encoding ergothioneine biosynthesis protein EgtB, translated as MAGVLQRWQEAQAASDQLWRAVKPEALYERPVPERHRLVFYLGHLEAFDWNLLAPALELKPFHAEWDKLFAFGIDPVDGALPSDPPSAWPAIGEVGDYNRNVRQRLSDALARQGGEAVAQRLEVALEHRWMHVETLSYLFHNLPYEHKQPGPAPRQSSGAVKAATAPVGIPAGCVTLGQNRRGAFGWDNEFPAHTEPVTAFLADRYKVTNGDYLAFVNDGAAPPHFWTQHDATWFYHGMFGEVPLPLDQPVYVTHAEATAYCRWKGARLPSEAEWHRMTYGTRDGSERSFPWGEAAPQRAAGNFDLRGWDPASTTAFPEAASAWGVEDLVGNGWEWTATPFAPFPGFSAFDFYPGYSANFFDGKHFVMKGGSARTAACLLRRSFRNWFQPSYPYVYAGFRCVS; from the coding sequence ATGGCAGGGGTGCTGCAGCGGTGGCAGGAGGCGCAGGCGGCAAGCGATCAGCTCTGGCGGGCGGTGAAGCCCGAGGCTCTGTACGAGCGCCCGGTTCCGGAGCGGCATCGGTTGGTGTTCTATCTCGGGCACTTGGAGGCGTTTGACTGGAACCTGCTGGCGCCGGCGCTGGAGCTGAAGCCCTTTCACGCCGAGTGGGACAAGCTGTTTGCCTTCGGCATTGATCCGGTGGATGGCGCCCTGCCGTCTGATCCCCCTTCGGCCTGGCCCGCGATCGGCGAAGTCGGCGATTACAATCGCAACGTGAGGCAGCGGCTCAGCGACGCACTGGCGCGGCAGGGAGGCGAAGCCGTGGCGCAACGGCTGGAGGTGGCGCTGGAGCACCGCTGGATGCATGTGGAAACGCTGAGCTATTTATTCCATAACCTCCCGTATGAGCACAAACAGCCGGGCCCGGCACCGCGCCAGAGCAGTGGAGCGGTCAAAGCAGCGACAGCGCCAGTGGGCATTCCGGCAGGCTGCGTTACGCTCGGCCAAAACCGGCGCGGCGCTTTCGGCTGGGACAACGAATTTCCGGCGCACACCGAACCGGTCACGGCGTTCTTGGCGGATCGCTACAAGGTGACCAACGGCGACTATCTGGCGTTCGTGAACGATGGCGCCGCACCGCCCCATTTCTGGACTCAGCACGACGCGACTTGGTTTTATCACGGCATGTTCGGCGAAGTGCCCCTGCCGCTCGACCAGCCCGTCTACGTCACACACGCGGAAGCGACCGCCTACTGCCGCTGGAAGGGTGCGCGTTTGCCGAGCGAAGCGGAATGGCACCGCATGACCTATGGCACGCGCGATGGCAGCGAGCGCAGTTTTCCGTGGGGCGAAGCCGCGCCCCAGCGCGCCGCCGGCAATTTCGATCTGCGCGGCTGGGATCCGGCCTCGACCACGGCGTTTCCCGAGGCCGCCAGCGCCTGGGGCGTGGAAGATCTGGTCGGCAACGGCTGGGAATGGACAGCGACGCCGTTCGCGCCGTTCCCAGGCTTTTCCGCATTCGATTTCTATCCCGGTTATTCGGCCAATTTCTTCGACGGCAAGCATTTCGTGATGAAAGGCGGTTCGGCGCGTACCGCGGCCTGTCTGTTGCGGCGCAGCTTTCGCAACTGGTTCCAGCCCAGCTATCCTTATGTGTACGCCGGCTTTCGGTGCGTCAGCTAG
- a CDS encoding PIN domain-containing protein: MSIPGTRAAGNGIEKRFMRNGSAAGSSKAFLDTNILIYALDKDEPEKQQRSRSLLVDLGCTRSGVISTQILQEVFSVAMRKLKLSPLGARAVVRDLSAYDLVQVNPAIIESAMDCVILQRISIWDALIVAAAAAAGCRTLYTEGLQADSTILGVRVENPLA, encoded by the coding sequence ATGAGCATCCCGGGCACTCGGGCGGCTGGAAATGGAATCGAGAAGAGATTTATGAGGAACGGCTCGGCCGCTGGATCAAGTAAGGCCTTTCTCGATACGAACATTCTGATCTACGCGCTCGACAAGGACGAGCCGGAAAAACAGCAGCGCAGCCGCTCGCTGCTGGTCGACCTGGGGTGCACGCGCAGCGGCGTAATTTCGACCCAGATCCTGCAGGAAGTATTTTCGGTTGCGATGCGCAAGCTGAAGCTTTCGCCCCTGGGCGCCAGGGCGGTGGTTCGCGACTTGTCGGCGTATGACCTCGTGCAGGTGAATCCGGCGATTATCGAAAGCGCCATGGACTGCGTCATCCTGCAGCGGATTTCGATTTGGGATGCGCTGATCGTTGCCGCGGCGGCGGCCGCGGGCTGCCGCACATTGTATACGGAAGGCCTGCAGGCGGACTCAACCATTCTGGGTGTGCGGGTGGAAAATCCACTGGCCTAG
- a CDS encoding PIN domain-containing protein produces the protein MTLVDTSVWVRALMGKLEYQAKLDGLLARRIAGGHELVHGELLAGDTGGRARLLRDYRELPWAPRLPHEQVAAWARRHQLCGRGVGWIDLHLLAAAQQQNWPLWTADERLADLAQELRLAYAPGNT, from the coding sequence ATGACCCTCGTTGATACGTCGGTCTGGGTCCGCGCGCTGATGGGCAAGCTGGAGTATCAAGCCAAGCTGGACGGGCTGCTGGCGCGCCGAATCGCAGGAGGACACGAGCTCGTCCACGGCGAGCTGCTGGCCGGCGACACCGGCGGACGGGCGCGCCTGCTCCGCGATTACCGCGAACTGCCTTGGGCCCCGCGGCTTCCGCACGAGCAGGTGGCCGCGTGGGCGCGCCGGCATCAACTCTGCGGTCGCGGCGTGGGCTGGATCGATCTGCATCTTTTGGCTGCGGCGCAGCAGCAGAACTGGCCGCTGTGGACCGCCGACGAACGCCTCGCCGATCTGGCGCAAGAGCTAAGACTCGCCTACGCACCTGGCAACACATAG
- a CDS encoding type II toxin-antitoxin system VapB family antitoxin: MPAFRCWNAWRRSTPTPASRTSTGPAIWRHTGSPPSPCCINSSCRRRGRPAGAWHPYTSSNIVWMKKTLNIDAELLAEARAICKARTDTETIHQGLRALVRQAAYERLRRYLGSEPDARDVPRRREPLRARRAAR; this comes from the coding sequence ATGCCCGCATTCCGGTGCTGGAACGCCTGGCGGCGATCCACGCCAACGCCGGCTTCAAGGACCTCGACAGGGCCGGCTATCTGGAGACACACTGGATCGCCACCTTCGCCCTGCTGTATCAACTCGAGTTGCCGCCGCCGGGGGCGGCCGGCCGGCGCGTGGCATCCATACACCAGCAGTAATATTGTATGGATGAAGAAAACGCTCAATATCGATGCTGAGCTGCTCGCCGAGGCGCGGGCCATCTGCAAAGCGCGCACCGATACCGAGACCATTCATCAGGGCCTGAGGGCTCTGGTCCGTCAGGCCGCCTACGAGCGGCTGCGCCGTTACCTGGGCTCGGAGCCGGACGCCCGCGATGTTCCCCGGCGGCGCGAGCCGCTGCGCGCGCGCCGAGCGGCGCGATGA
- a CDS encoding DUF2891 family protein, with protein sequence MGVGMRRVHSLQFSVLSFVAALALAGCSAKAPAPARVETSPVMPVEQVHSVEAFLQTLPAAQAPPLTEMDAMTLAAYPLSCLDHIQASPGTSYAAFEPVAAKAKGKPAAAAPAPRGGYLWQPAGASRLLPGYAKQRAFYGCFDWHSAINSTWTLVTLLQRFPKLPLDSLIRGTLNQHLGKSNLAGELAYLQQHKSFDRPYGQAWILKLYGSLLDWNDPEAKKWAANMAPLAAFVSQNLADYCKHLPTPDRIGVHPNTAFDMDLMLPYTAAAHDTALHTVIVATAQRFYAHDQDCPTAYEPAGVSFLSPCLAEGALMARLLPQAQFVAWYNAFMPRMYSTAFRTLVTPFDASKMLPSQMAGQSHLLGLAFSRAAAMTAIAGALPHGDARIPVLERLAAIHANAGFKDLDRAGYLETHWIATFALLYQLELPPPGAAGRRVASIHQQ encoded by the coding sequence ATGGGAGTTGGAATGAGAAGAGTTCACAGCTTACAGTTCTCAGTTCTCAGTTTTGTGGCCGCGTTGGCCCTGGCCGGATGTAGCGCCAAGGCACCTGCGCCGGCGAGGGTCGAAACTTCGCCGGTGATGCCGGTGGAGCAGGTGCATTCGGTCGAGGCGTTCTTGCAGACCTTGCCGGCGGCGCAGGCGCCGCCGCTCACCGAGATGGATGCCATGACGCTGGCGGCGTATCCGCTGTCATGTCTCGATCACATTCAGGCTAGTCCGGGGACATCGTATGCCGCGTTTGAGCCCGTCGCGGCCAAGGCGAAGGGCAAGCCGGCGGCGGCCGCGCCTGCGCCGCGCGGCGGGTATCTCTGGCAACCGGCGGGCGCTAGCCGGCTGTTGCCCGGCTATGCGAAGCAGCGGGCGTTTTACGGCTGCTTTGACTGGCACTCGGCGATCAACTCCACCTGGACGTTGGTGACCCTGCTGCAGCGGTTTCCCAAGCTGCCGCTGGATTCGTTGATTCGCGGGACGCTGAACCAACATCTGGGCAAGAGCAATCTGGCGGGCGAGCTGGCATACCTGCAGCAACACAAGTCGTTCGACCGGCCCTACGGACAGGCGTGGATCCTGAAGCTTTATGGCTCGCTGCTCGACTGGAACGACCCGGAAGCAAAAAAGTGGGCTGCCAATATGGCGCCGCTGGCGGCATTTGTCTCCCAGAACCTGGCTGACTATTGCAAGCATCTGCCCACGCCGGATCGCATCGGCGTCCATCCGAACACCGCCTTCGACATGGATCTGATGCTGCCCTATACCGCGGCGGCGCATGATACGGCGCTGCACACGGTGATTGTGGCGACGGCGCAGCGCTTCTACGCGCACGATCAGGATTGCCCGACGGCGTACGAGCCTGCCGGGGTTTCATTCCTGTCGCCTTGCCTCGCCGAAGGCGCGCTGATGGCACGGCTGTTGCCGCAGGCGCAGTTTGTCGCCTGGTACAACGCCTTCATGCCGCGTATGTATTCGACCGCCTTCCGGACGCTGGTGACGCCGTTCGACGCCAGCAAGATGCTGCCCTCGCAGATGGCGGGCCAGTCGCATCTTCTCGGCCTGGCGTTTTCGCGCGCCGCGGCCATGACCGCCATTGCCGGCGCCCTGCCCCACGGCGATGCCCGCATTCCGGTGCTGGAACGCCTGGCGGCGATCCACGCCAACGCCGGCTTCAAGGACCTCGACAGGGCCGGCTATCTGGAGACACACTGGATCGCCACCTTCGCCCTGCTGTATCAACTCGAGTTGCCGCCGCCGGGGGCGGCCGGCCGGCGCGTGGCATCCATACACCAGCAGTAA
- a CDS encoding MFS transporter: MAINDSASSPPTSPTASAPAPPPFRWKATTSAQRKTLVASGLGWMLDAFDVMLYSLVLTHLITAFGMSESTAGLLNTLTLIASAIGSLIIGLLADRLGRRRMLSVSILIYSLFTFASGFSTSITMLATFRFFLGLGMGGEWNAGAALVAETWPTHWRGRALGIVQSSWAIGYAFATLVAGLVLAHASWRWVFFVGVIPALVTLWIQHGVPEPELWQQQRGKPPKVPHPELWRRATPRLVALLAMNTFGMFAWWGMFTWLPAYLMLPLDRGGRGFALLGSTAFLLILNLCGMLPGYLLFGVFADRWGRKRTIVIYLAIAAALVPWFAAARQPTEILIAASLVAFFGTGFFTGSGILGSELFPTPIRATALGASYNVARGLSAFAPLLIGGFGQTHGLAGAFELCGIAFALAAVAALFVPETRGWELE; the protein is encoded by the coding sequence ATGGCCATTAACGATTCCGCCAGTTCGCCGCCAACCTCGCCGACGGCCTCCGCCCCGGCACCGCCGCCGTTTCGCTGGAAGGCGACGACGTCCGCCCAGCGCAAGACGCTGGTTGCGTCCGGCCTGGGCTGGATGCTCGACGCCTTCGACGTGATGCTGTACTCGCTGGTGTTGACCCACCTCATCACCGCTTTCGGGATGAGCGAGTCCACCGCGGGGCTGCTGAACACTCTCACCCTCATCGCCAGCGCCATTGGCAGCCTGATCATCGGCCTGCTGGCGGACCGTCTCGGGCGGCGGCGGATGCTGAGCGTCAGCATCCTGATTTACTCGCTGTTCACCTTCGCCAGCGGTTTTTCGACCAGCATTACCATGCTGGCCACGTTCCGGTTTTTTCTGGGCCTGGGCATGGGCGGGGAATGGAACGCCGGCGCAGCGCTCGTGGCCGAGACCTGGCCGACACACTGGCGCGGCCGCGCGCTCGGCATCGTGCAGAGCAGTTGGGCCATCGGCTACGCCTTCGCCACGCTGGTCGCGGGACTGGTGCTGGCCCATGCGAGCTGGCGCTGGGTGTTTTTTGTGGGCGTGATACCGGCGCTGGTGACGCTTTGGATTCAGCACGGCGTGCCCGAGCCGGAGCTGTGGCAGCAGCAGCGCGGCAAACCACCCAAAGTACCGCATCCGGAACTATGGCGGCGGGCGACGCCGCGCCTCGTGGCGCTGCTGGCGATGAACACCTTCGGCATGTTTGCCTGGTGGGGCATGTTCACCTGGCTGCCGGCCTATCTCATGTTGCCGCTGGACAGGGGCGGGCGCGGTTTTGCCCTGCTCGGCAGCACCGCTTTTCTGCTGATCCTGAACCTATGCGGCATGCTGCCCGGCTATCTGCTGTTTGGGGTGTTCGCCGACCGGTGGGGGCGCAAGCGCACCATCGTGATCTATCTGGCGATTGCGGCGGCATTGGTGCCCTGGTTTGCAGCCGCGCGGCAGCCCACCGAGATTCTGATTGCCGCCTCGCTGGTGGCCTTTTTCGGCACGGGCTTTTTCACTGGCTCCGGCATCTTGGGCAGCGAGCTGTTCCCCACGCCCATCCGTGCCACCGCACTCGGCGCCTCCTACAACGTCGCCCGCGGCCTGAGCGCGTTCGCGCCGCTGCTGATCGGCGGCTTTGGCCAAACGCACGGCCTGGCGGGAGCCTTCGAGTTGTGCGGCATCGCGTTCGCGCTCGCCGCAGTGGCCGCCCTGTTTGTGCCGGAAACGCGGGGATGGGAGTTGGAATGA
- a CDS encoding TonB-dependent receptor yields the protein MKTLFRLRTLGLALALALAVLPAAQAQSSGQIQGVVSDPSGSAIPGVKVVATNTATGTTRAVETGVDGRFLLPALPLGPYSLTFSHVGFTTTKVAGIVLQIGSNIVRHDALKLAAQQTTVEVSGTPPPIDVTKSNVAGVITTKQITQLPIANRQYLDLSLLMPGTTQDASRSFYNNVQIGGGGHYYSNSFTVDGVNNNWAEMGEPRQNIPEGAVQEFKVYTSQYAAGTGGMATGGAVAVVTKSGTNAFHGDVFEYWRNQGLNRDNRFQQAAELAQHTGKAPLNRNQFGGDLGGPIVKNKLHFFGSWESTLTHSSYTVFSNNPAIFGGFEGVFPRPSHDDLLNLRFDYQINANQMMFARYSQEWNLLTCQGCGGDRASNSGYDGLIPRKSLVAGHTWQLSSNVVNNFRFQYARSAYLLAPTQCPQACGQNIWTTLGQYPASRFAPYHVQLNFPDFAWGSDYGEVGIEHHYEYKDTLSILHGAHNIQAGFDIQYVPFADDGSYDHLGHFSFNTDPSQPLNPSNAPNNASFSAANLYYPASGTTPAYGPTSFFQLQPPVTTSVPTADTSYFFSDQYTGIRNLNLSLGLVYDRQFGSFNEHINPAAYPQPVPFLGDPSQRGDKNNFGPRLGLSWDMNGNGRDVLRAGYGIYYGNIQTLQNFGEDRNFAQQEILISCSKPGQASCPSYPDATGPALTILPTLTVLAPNFQNPYSEQYNLGFSRELSPNFSLNVDGVYELTLRDYKVVDLNYPVNGVRPLSQFNQIQQHDPIYKSKYKALYVRADKRFSRNYQFLLSYTLSSCMGSGAQGAVTDYNNWSLDWGPCSIDRRNALVASSSYQAPWGITLGAIYNLRSSPPFSVTSTTRNADGTSQYVVGTSRNQARRDLDFTAVNAYRTLLGLPAVSSADIANERVNEFDLRASRGFSLGEARQLEVIGQLFNVLGTYNYTGVTTNLRSKAWGQPTNAGPLQQAELAIKFSF from the coding sequence ATGAAGACGCTATTCCGTTTGCGCACCCTGGGGCTCGCGCTGGCGCTCGCCCTGGCGGTCCTGCCGGCCGCTCAGGCCCAGTCCAGCGGGCAGATTCAAGGCGTGGTGAGTGATCCCAGTGGCTCCGCGATCCCGGGCGTGAAGGTGGTGGCCACCAACACCGCCACGGGCACGACGCGTGCGGTGGAGACCGGCGTCGACGGCCGCTTCCTGCTGCCGGCACTGCCCCTCGGGCCCTACAGCCTGACCTTCAGCCATGTGGGTTTTACCACCACCAAGGTGGCGGGCATCGTGCTGCAGATCGGCAGCAACATCGTGCGTCACGACGCGCTCAAGCTGGCGGCGCAGCAGACCACGGTCGAGGTCTCGGGCACGCCGCCGCCCATTGACGTCACCAAGAGCAACGTCGCCGGCGTCATTACCACCAAGCAGATCACGCAACTGCCCATCGCCAACCGGCAGTACCTGGATCTGTCGCTGCTCATGCCGGGCACGACCCAGGACGCTTCGCGCTCCTTTTACAACAACGTGCAGATCGGCGGTGGCGGCCATTACTACTCCAACAGCTTCACCGTGGACGGGGTGAACAACAACTGGGCGGAGATGGGCGAGCCGCGCCAGAATATCCCCGAAGGCGCGGTGCAGGAGTTCAAGGTGTACACGTCGCAGTACGCCGCCGGAACCGGAGGCATGGCCACCGGCGGGGCGGTCGCCGTGGTCACCAAGAGCGGCACCAATGCCTTCCATGGTGATGTCTTCGAGTACTGGCGCAATCAGGGACTGAACCGGGACAACCGCTTCCAGCAGGCGGCCGAGCTGGCGCAGCATACCGGCAAGGCGCCGCTCAACCGCAATCAGTTTGGCGGCGATCTGGGCGGGCCCATCGTCAAGAACAAGCTGCATTTTTTCGGCAGTTGGGAATCCACACTCACCCACAGTTCCTACACCGTCTTCAGCAACAACCCGGCGATTTTTGGCGGCTTCGAGGGCGTGTTTCCGCGGCCCAGCCACGACGACTTGCTGAATCTGCGCTTCGACTACCAGATCAATGCCAACCAGATGATGTTTGCGCGTTATAGCCAGGAGTGGAACCTGCTTACCTGCCAGGGCTGCGGCGGCGACCGCGCCTCCAATTCCGGCTACGACGGCTTGATCCCGCGCAAGTCGCTGGTGGCCGGCCACACCTGGCAGCTCAGCTCCAACGTGGTGAACAATTTCCGCTTCCAGTACGCGCGCTCCGCCTACCTGCTGGCGCCCACCCAGTGCCCCCAGGCCTGCGGCCAGAACATCTGGACGACGCTGGGGCAGTATCCGGCGTCGCGCTTCGCCCCCTACCATGTGCAATTGAATTTCCCCGATTTTGCCTGGGGCAGCGACTATGGCGAAGTGGGCATCGAGCACCATTACGAGTACAAGGACACGCTCAGCATTCTGCACGGCGCGCACAACATCCAGGCCGGCTTCGATATCCAGTACGTGCCCTTCGCCGATGACGGCAGCTACGATCATCTCGGCCATTTCTCCTTCAACACCGATCCCAGCCAGCCGCTCAACCCCAGCAACGCTCCCAATAACGCCAGCTTCAGCGCCGCCAATCTGTACTATCCCGCCAGCGGCACGACGCCGGCCTACGGTCCAACGTCCTTTTTCCAGCTGCAGCCGCCGGTGACGACCTCCGTGCCGACCGCGGACACGAGTTATTTTTTCAGCGACCAATACACCGGCATCCGCAACCTGAACCTGAGCCTGGGGCTGGTGTACGATCGCCAGTTCGGCTCCTTCAACGAGCACATCAACCCGGCCGCGTATCCGCAGCCGGTGCCCTTTCTGGGTGACCCGTCCCAGCGCGGCGACAAGAACAACTTCGGGCCGCGCCTGGGCCTGAGCTGGGATATGAATGGCAACGGCCGGGATGTGCTGCGCGCCGGCTACGGCATTTACTACGGCAATATCCAGACGCTGCAGAATTTCGGAGAAGACCGCAACTTCGCGCAGCAGGAAATCCTGATTAGCTGCAGCAAGCCCGGGCAGGCGAGCTGCCCCAGCTATCCCGACGCCACTGGTCCGGCGCTCACCATCCTGCCGACGCTGACCGTGCTGGCGCCCAATTTCCAGAATCCCTATTCGGAGCAGTACAATCTGGGCTTTTCGCGCGAGCTTTCGCCCAACTTCTCCCTGAACGTCGATGGGGTGTATGAACTGACGCTGCGCGACTACAAAGTGGTGGATTTGAACTATCCGGTGAACGGCGTGCGTCCGCTGTCGCAGTTCAATCAGATCCAGCAGCACGATCCCATCTACAAATCCAAGTACAAGGCGCTGTATGTGCGCGCGGATAAGCGCTTCAGCCGCAACTATCAGTTCCTCCTCTCCTACACGCTTTCCAGTTGCATGGGCAGTGGCGCGCAGGGGGCAGTGACCGACTACAACAACTGGTCGCTCGACTGGGGACCGTGTTCGATTGACCGCCGCAATGCGCTGGTGGCCAGCAGTTCCTACCAGGCGCCCTGGGGCATCACGCTGGGGGCGATCTACAATCTGCGTTCTTCGCCGCCCTTCAGCGTGACCTCGACCACGCGCAACGCCGACGGCACCTCGCAGTATGTCGTGGGCACCAGCCGCAACCAGGCGCGGCGCGACCTCGATTTTACGGCAGTCAACGCCTATCGCACCTTGCTGGGGCTGCCCGCAGTATCCTCAGCCGACATCGCGAATGAGCGCGTCAACGAATTCGACCTGCGGGCCTCGCGCGGGTTCAGCCTGGGCGAAGCGCGGCAACTCGAGGTGATCGGCCAGCTCTTCAATGTGTTGGGCACCTACAACTACACCGGGGTGACAACCAATTTGCGCTCCAAGGCCTGGGGGCAGCCGACCAACGCCGGGCCGCTGCAACAAGCGGAGTTGGCCATCAAGTTCTCGTTCTGA
- a CDS encoding GntR family transcriptional regulator, whose protein sequence is MTTAERLYRTLKQDIITCALRPGQPFSEAELCRRYKVSRTPVRESCQRLQRDGLITIVPFRGYFIAPLTLAEFHNLHEVQLIVDPAAAGLAALRVQPQQLKALEQAAEYEYRVGVRASYATFLQRNFNLHVGIAQATHNEHLVEIVTAIQSRLMRFFYLIIAMDAYGPQLVHEHELIMDAIRARRPDEARQRAAEHVAQTVRRSAGVFMTATEARLGELITEPSSLMGAPSEPHPLAEAAAVMGWPSAAAPLNDAAALQRGRAGVEVRPALLPTPRRTLTGAGPRGAAPRDPLNVRPGCGPVNPRPGRPRRRS, encoded by the coding sequence ATGACCACCGCCGAACGCCTCTACCGCACCCTCAAACAGGACATCATTACCTGCGCGCTGCGCCCGGGGCAGCCTTTCAGCGAGGCCGAGCTCTGCCGCCGCTACAAGGTCAGCCGCACCCCGGTGCGCGAGTCCTGCCAGCGCCTGCAGCGCGACGGCCTGATCACCATCGTCCCCTTCCGCGGCTACTTTATCGCCCCGCTCACGCTCGCCGAGTTCCATAACCTGCATGAAGTACAGCTCATCGTCGATCCCGCGGCGGCCGGCCTGGCGGCGCTGCGCGTGCAGCCGCAACAGCTCAAGGCGCTGGAACAGGCGGCCGAGTACGAGTACCGGGTGGGCGTGCGCGCCAGCTACGCCACCTTCCTGCAGCGCAATTTCAACCTGCACGTAGGCATCGCCCAGGCCACTCACAATGAGCATCTGGTGGAAATCGTGACGGCGATTCAGTCCCGGCTGATGCGCTTTTTTTATCTCATCATTGCCATGGACGCCTACGGACCGCAGCTCGTGCACGAGCACGAGCTCATCATGGACGCCATCCGCGCCCGCCGGCCCGACGAAGCCCGCCAGCGCGCCGCCGAACACGTCGCCCAGACCGTCCGCCGCTCCGCCGGGGTCTTCATGACGGCCACGGAAGCGCGCCTGGGCGAGCTCATCACCGAACCCAGCAGCCTGATGGGCGCCCCCTCCGAACCGCATCCGCTGGCGGAAGCCGCCGCCGTTATGGGCTGGCCGAGCGCGGCGGCGCCCCTCAACGATGCCGCCGCCCTGCAGCGCGGCCGCGCCGGCGTCGAAGTCCGGCCCGCGCTGCTGCCCACTCCGCGCCGGACATTGACTGGCGCGGGGCCCCGCGGGGCGGCGCCACGCGACCCGCTTAACGTCCGGCCGGGCTGCGGACCCGTGAATCCCCGGCCCGGCCGGCCGCGGAGGCGTTCGTGA